One window of Sinorhizobium fredii NGR234 genomic DNA carries:
- a CDS encoding branched-chain amino acid ABC transporter permease: MNSTTMVSSLEPPRTRRHRTTGGLLLALVALLMICAPLAIYPLFLIKILCFALFAAAFNLVLGYAGLLSFGHAAFFGGAAYITAHAAKVWQLPFELAVLAGTAFAALLGLAFGTLAIRRHGIYFAMITLALAQMIYFMAVQMPFTGGEDGIQAVPRGYLLGIIDLRDITAMYYTVLGGTILGLVIIWRTVNSPFGHILSAIRENETRVTSLGLKPERYKLIAFTLSAALSGFAGALKAIAFQLASLVDVTWHMSGEVILMTLLGGMGTLIGPIVGASIVVGLEHFLSTSGLPITFIIGLFFVVCVMMFRRGVFGELKALLERSKP; this comes from the coding sequence ATGAACAGTACAACCATGGTTTCTTCCCTTGAGCCCCCGCGCACGCGCCGGCACCGGACGACCGGAGGCCTTCTTCTCGCCCTTGTGGCCCTGCTGATGATATGCGCGCCGCTGGCGATCTATCCGCTGTTCCTCATCAAGATCCTCTGTTTCGCGCTCTTTGCGGCGGCGTTCAACCTCGTTCTCGGATATGCAGGGCTCCTGTCGTTCGGTCACGCGGCCTTCTTTGGCGGCGCGGCCTACATCACCGCCCACGCCGCCAAGGTCTGGCAGCTTCCCTTTGAACTCGCCGTGCTTGCGGGAACGGCCTTTGCGGCGCTTCTCGGCCTTGCCTTCGGCACGCTGGCCATCCGCCGCCATGGCATCTACTTCGCGATGATTACGCTCGCCCTCGCGCAGATGATCTATTTTATGGCGGTGCAGATGCCCTTCACCGGCGGGGAGGACGGCATTCAGGCCGTGCCGCGGGGCTATCTTCTCGGGATCATCGATCTCCGCGACATCACCGCCATGTATTACACCGTCCTCGGCGGAACGATTCTTGGCCTTGTGATCATCTGGAGGACCGTCAACTCGCCCTTCGGCCATATCCTGTCGGCCATTCGCGAGAATGAAACCCGCGTCACCTCGCTGGGCCTCAAGCCGGAACGCTACAAGCTGATCGCCTTCACCCTCTCCGCCGCCCTTTCAGGCTTCGCCGGCGCGCTGAAGGCGATCGCGTTCCAGCTCGCCTCGCTTGTGGACGTTACCTGGCACATGTCTGGCGAAGTCATTCTCATGACCCTTCTCGGCGGAATGGGCACGCTGATCGGCCCGATCGTCGGCGCCAGCATCGTCGTCGGGCTGGAGCATTTTCTGTCGACCAGCGGCCTGCCGATCACCTTCATCATCGGCCTGTTCTTCGTCGTATGCGTGATGATGTTCAGGCGGGGTGTGTTCGGTGAACTGAAGGCGCTGCTCGAGCGTTCAAAACCTTGA